A genomic window from Microvirga sp. TS319 includes:
- the acpS gene encoding holo-ACP synthase, with protein MILGIGSDLCDIRRIERSIERFGDRFTHRIYTEGERARSDRRAARGPSYARRFAAKEACAKALGTGLSHGVFWRDMEVVNLPGGRPTLRLSGGALDRLRAMTPQGYEPVIHVSLTDDPPLAQAFVVIEARPVAGTGALRQHPP; from the coding sequence ATGATTCTCGGAATCGGATCGGACCTCTGCGACATTCGCCGGATCGAACGCTCCATCGAACGTTTCGGGGACCGATTCACGCATCGTATCTACACGGAAGGCGAACGGGCGCGCAGCGACCGCCGCGCCGCACGCGGGCCGTCCTATGCCCGGCGCTTCGCCGCCAAGGAGGCCTGTGCCAAGGCCCTAGGGACCGGCCTCAGCCATGGCGTGTTCTGGCGCGACATGGAGGTCGTGAATCTGCCAGGCGGTCGCCCGACCCTGCGCCTGTCCGGCGGAGCCCTCGATCGCCTCAGGGCCATGACCCCGCAGGGCTACGAGCCGGTGATCCACGTCTCCTTGACGGACGATCCCCCTCTGGCTCAAGCCTTCGTGGTGATCGAAGCACGGCCTGTTGCCGGGACGGGCGCGTTGCGGCAGCACCCGCCATAG
- the lepB gene encoding signal peptidase I — translation MKKKEEEGLWETIKVIIQALLIAVVVRTVLFQPFNIPSGSLIPTLLIGDYLFVSKYAYGYSKHSMPFSPPLFSGRIFGSDPKRGDIVVFKLPKDNSTDYIKRVVGLPGDRIQMIGGVLNINGQPVHRERVEDYQTVDEYGRPTAVPRYKETFPEGTSHYIIELKGDRAYWDNTDIYTVQPGHYFMMGDNRDNSTDSRDEANVGQVPAENLVGRAEIIFFSIDEGASLWRPWEWPQHIRWNRLFERIH, via the coding sequence GTGAAGAAAAAGGAAGAAGAGGGCCTCTGGGAGACGATCAAGGTCATCATCCAGGCTCTTCTGATCGCCGTGGTGGTCCGCACCGTCCTGTTCCAGCCCTTCAACATCCCGTCAGGCTCCCTGATCCCGACTTTGCTGATCGGCGATTATCTCTTCGTGTCCAAATACGCCTACGGCTATTCGAAGCACTCGATGCCCTTCAGCCCGCCCCTGTTCTCCGGCCGGATCTTCGGCTCGGATCCGAAGCGCGGCGATATCGTGGTGTTCAAGCTGCCCAAGGACAACTCGACCGACTACATCAAGCGCGTGGTCGGCCTTCCCGGCGACCGGATCCAGATGATCGGCGGCGTTCTGAACATCAACGGGCAGCCGGTGCATCGCGAGCGCGTGGAGGATTATCAGACGGTGGACGAGTACGGCCGACCCACCGCCGTCCCGCGCTACAAGGAAACCTTCCCGGAAGGCACCAGCCATTACATTATCGAATTGAAGGGCGACCGGGCCTATTGGGACAACACCGACATCTATACGGTGCAACCGGGCCATTACTTCATGATGGGCGACAACCGGGATAACTCGACCGACTCGCGCGACGAGGCGAATGTGGGCCAGGTTCCGGCCGAGAATCTCGTCGGCCGCGCGGAGATCATCTTCTTCTCCATCGACGAGGGCGCATCCCTGTGGCGGCCCTGGGAGTGGCCGCAGCACATCCGCTGGAATCGCCTTTTCGAGCGGATTCACTAA
- the rnc gene encoding ribonuclease III, translated as MTRRKPNHDELLKKLDYQFLKPELLDEALTHVSAPKAGGKSYQRLEFLGDRVLGLAVAEMLYDIFPTAPEGELSRRLAELVRRESCAEIAIAWDVGPYLKLGAGEAHSGERRNPTILADVCEAIIGAVFLDSGYDAAKGLVERSFKGLLEAPRRSLRDPKSALQEWAQGRGLPPPTYTVAEQTGPDHAPKFRVMVRVKGTDTEFGHGTSKRIAEQAAARSLLLREGVWTEEEHGTS; from the coding sequence GTGACCCGTCGCAAACCGAATCACGACGAGTTGCTGAAGAAGCTGGATTACCAGTTTCTGAAGCCTGAACTTCTCGACGAGGCGCTCACGCATGTGAGCGCCCCGAAGGCCGGCGGAAAGAGCTATCAGCGCCTCGAATTCCTCGGCGACCGCGTGCTCGGCCTCGCCGTCGCCGAGATGCTCTACGACATTTTCCCAACGGCTCCCGAAGGCGAGCTCTCGCGCCGTCTAGCGGAGCTGGTGCGCCGCGAAAGCTGTGCCGAGATCGCCATTGCCTGGGACGTGGGGCCCTACCTCAAGCTCGGCGCGGGCGAAGCGCATTCGGGCGAGCGGCGCAATCCGACCATCCTGGCGGATGTGTGCGAAGCGATCATCGGCGCCGTCTTCCTCGACAGCGGCTACGATGCCGCGAAGGGGCTCGTGGAGCGCAGCTTCAAGGGCCTGCTGGAAGCGCCCCGGCGCTCCCTCCGGGATCCCAAGAGCGCATTGCAGGAATGGGCGCAGGGACGGGGCCTGCCGCCGCCGACCTACACGGTGGCAGAGCAGACGGGCCCCGATCACGCGCCGAAGTTTCGTGTGATGGTCAGGGTCAAGGGCACCGACACCGAGTTCGGGCACGGTACATCGAAGCGCATCGCGGAACAGGCGGCGGCGCGGAGCCTTCTCCTCCGAGAGGGCGTCTGGACGGAGGAAGAGCATGGAACATCCTGA
- the era gene encoding GTPase Era, with amino-acid sequence MEHPEPVTTKAGFVALIGAPNAGKSTLLNALVGSKVSIVSRKVQTTRALVRGIAMEGDTQIVFVDTPGIFKPKRRLDRAMVTSAWGGAGDADVVALLLDVRRGIDEEAEAILARLPELKRPKVLILNKIDLIERSKLLELASRLNEMVPFAHTFMISALNGDGIDRLRSQLAAMMPEGPWLYPEDQISDAPLRMLAAEITREKIYERLHEELPYQSTVETDQWQQRPDGSVRIEQTVFVERDSQRKIVLGKGGQTIKAIGQAARKEIAEIAEAPVHLFIFVKVRENWSDDPERYREMGLEFPKG; translated from the coding sequence ATGGAACATCCTGAGCCAGTCACGACGAAAGCAGGTTTCGTCGCGCTTATCGGCGCCCCGAATGCGGGCAAGTCGACGCTTCTCAACGCGCTCGTGGGCTCCAAGGTCTCCATCGTGTCGCGCAAGGTGCAGACGACGCGCGCTCTGGTGCGGGGCATCGCCATGGAAGGCGACACGCAGATCGTCTTCGTGGACACGCCCGGCATCTTCAAGCCCAAGCGCCGCCTCGACCGGGCGATGGTCACTTCGGCCTGGGGCGGGGCAGGGGATGCGGACGTGGTCGCGCTCCTGCTCGACGTGCGCAGGGGGATCGACGAGGAGGCGGAAGCCATTCTCGCCAGGCTGCCCGAGCTGAAGCGTCCGAAGGTGCTGATCCTCAACAAGATCGACCTGATCGAGCGCTCGAAGCTGCTGGAGCTCGCCTCCCGGCTCAACGAGATGGTGCCGTTCGCCCATACCTTCATGATCTCGGCGCTGAACGGCGACGGCATCGACAGGCTCAGGAGCCAGCTTGCGGCCATGATGCCGGAAGGACCGTGGCTCTATCCGGAAGATCAGATCTCCGATGCGCCTCTGCGCATGCTCGCCGCCGAGATCACCCGCGAGAAGATCTACGAGCGTCTGCACGAGGAGCTGCCCTACCAGTCCACCGTGGAGACGGATCAGTGGCAGCAGCGGCCGGACGGCTCCGTGCGGATCGAGCAGACGGTGTTCGTGGAGCGCGACAGCCAGCGCAAGATCGTTCTCGGCAAGGGCGGCCAGACCATCAAGGCCATCGGACAGGCGGCGCGCAAGGAAATCGCCGAAATCGCGGAAGCCCCCGTGCACCTCTTCATCTTCGTCAAGGTGCGCGAGAACTGGAGCGACGATCCCGAGCGCTATCGCGAGATGGGACTGGAGTTCCCGAAAGGGTAA
- a CDS encoding OmpA family protein, with protein MKLTNLFLASTAIPLMMLSANASALQPQNSAPITVAQADTGDQPQQPPRARQKPQGQDEQAPPGQQRRERRQGADEEGGRPQRPQRGAQGSESPDTPRAPRAANPDQEAPATPRRSQEQRPQEQRPQEQRPQEQRSQQPRQQEQRQPAEKPAPAQPSQAPAERSQTQSQERNEAPARQKRPDAQERDQRPGDRQRPQAPDSSERPASPSTTAPAPQRRDATPAPRPADEQRQEQDQRRNPDQRRDQDRSRTKPAPSTTPPRTAPTPAQTAPAPTAPAPAPRTQPAPTAPAQPAPAPRAQPTLPPAPNAPQQASPQQAQPLDPSRVRIDDLRRQRRERREGDRVIIEEPGDRTIIREGNSVIIRHDETERFRRIYGADEVRVERRGPGEETTIVRRPDGSEIVTVRDEYGNLVRRIRREPAGREVILIDNRRSGIGARPGYGYVEEDVLRLPPPRVSIPRDEYIVETERASPSQIVEAFTAPPVQRIDRAYTLDEVRRSQPLRERMRRVDLDTINFEFGSWELPPDQIDALGVIADGLRQAISRNPNEIFLIEGHTDAVGSDEDNLTLSDRRAETVATILSQRFQIPAENLTTQGYGEQYLKVNSQGPERENRRVTLRRITPLLQGQNQQ; from the coding sequence ATGAAGCTTACCAACCTGTTCCTTGCGAGCACTGCCATCCCGCTGATGATGCTGTCGGCGAACGCGTCTGCGCTCCAGCCGCAAAACTCCGCTCCCATCACGGTAGCCCAGGCCGATACGGGTGACCAACCGCAGCAGCCGCCCAGGGCAAGACAGAAACCGCAGGGACAGGACGAGCAGGCTCCTCCAGGCCAGCAGCGCCGCGAGAGGCGCCAGGGCGCGGACGAGGAAGGCGGCCGCCCGCAGCGTCCCCAGCGCGGCGCCCAGGGAAGCGAGTCCCCCGACACCCCGCGAGCTCCCCGCGCCGCCAATCCTGATCAGGAGGCGCCCGCAACGCCCCGCCGGAGCCAGGAACAGCGTCCCCAAGAACAGCGCCCCCAAGAACAGCGCCCCCAAGAACAGCGTTCGCAACAGCCGCGGCAACAGGAACAGCGCCAGCCTGCCGAGAAGCCGGCACCGGCCCAGCCGAGCCAGGCTCCGGCCGAGCGCAGCCAGACCCAGAGCCAGGAGCGGAACGAGGCACCCGCACGCCAGAAGCGCCCGGACGCGCAGGAGCGTGATCAGCGCCCCGGCGATCGCCAGCGCCCGCAGGCTCCCGATTCTTCCGAGCGCCCCGCGTCACCCTCGACCACGGCGCCAGCCCCGCAGCGCCGGGACGCGACTCCGGCTCCCCGCCCTGCGGACGAGCAGCGTCAGGAGCAGGATCAGCGCAGAAACCCGGATCAGCGGAGGGATCAGGATCGGTCCAGGACCAAGCCCGCTCCTTCGACGACCCCGCCGCGCACCGCACCGACGCCGGCTCAAACTGCCCCGGCTCCGACCGCACCCGCACCTGCGCCCCGCACGCAGCCTGCCCCGACGGCGCCGGCCCAACCGGCCCCCGCACCACGAGCCCAACCTACGCTGCCGCCCGCACCGAATGCGCCGCAGCAGGCGTCTCCCCAGCAGGCTCAGCCCCTCGATCCGTCGCGGGTGCGCATCGACGATCTGCGCCGCCAGCGCCGCGAGCGCCGGGAGGGTGATCGGGTCATCATCGAGGAGCCCGGCGACCGCACGATCATCCGCGAGGGCAACAGCGTCATCATCCGCCACGACGAGACGGAGCGCTTCCGCCGTATCTACGGAGCGGACGAAGTGCGGGTGGAGCGCCGCGGTCCCGGAGAGGAAACCACGATCGTTCGCCGCCCGGACGGTTCCGAAATCGTCACGGTGCGCGACGAATACGGCAACCTTGTCCGCCGCATCAGGCGCGAGCCCGCAGGCCGCGAGGTGATCCTGATCGACAACCGCCGCAGCGGCATCGGCGCGCGCCCGGGCTACGGCTACGTCGAGGAGGACGTCCTTCGCCTTCCGCCGCCTCGGGTCAGCATTCCGCGCGACGAGTACATCGTCGAGACGGAACGCGCCTCCCCGTCCCAGATCGTGGAAGCCTTCACGGCTCCGCCGGTCCAGCGCATCGATCGCGCCTATACCCTCGACGAAGTCCGTCGCAGCCAGCCGCTGCGCGAGCGCATGCGCCGCGTCGACCTCGACACGATCAACTTCGAGTTCGGCTCCTGGGAGCTGCCGCCGGATCAGATCGACGCCCTCGGCGTGATCGCCGACGGCCTGCGCCAGGCCATCTCCCGCAACCCGAACGAAATCTTCCTGATCGAAGGCCACACGGATGCGGTCGGGTCGGACGAGGACAACCTGACCCTCTCGGACCGCCGCGCGGAAACGGTCGCGACGATCCTGTCTCAGCGCTTCCAGATCCCGGCCGAGAATCTGACCACGCAGGGCTATGGCGAGCAGTATCTGAAGGTGAACTCCCAGGGCCCCGAGCGGGAAAACCGCCGCGTCACCCTGCGCCGCATCACCCCGCTGCTGCAGGGCCAGAACCAGCAGTAA
- the recO gene encoding DNA repair protein RecO gives MRWADEGVVLGVRKHGETSVILEVMTREHGRHSGLVHGGRSKALRPVLQPGNTVQATWRARLDEHLGNFQVEGIKLRASRLMGSSMALYGLAALANLLRCVPERDPHFALYETLTVLVDHLDDPDLAPALFVRFELAMLAELGFGLDLTSCAATGTERDLVYVSPRSGRAVSAAAGEPYKDRLLALPGFLIGQSRANRPSESEIKAGFALTDFFLHQNVFDPQGQRAPEERARFVALATAGDE, from the coding sequence ATGCGATGGGCCGACGAAGGCGTCGTTCTCGGCGTCCGCAAACATGGCGAGACGAGCGTCATTCTCGAAGTGATGACGCGCGAGCACGGCCGTCATTCGGGCCTCGTCCATGGCGGGCGTTCCAAGGCGCTGCGGCCGGTGCTCCAGCCCGGCAATACCGTTCAGGCGACGTGGCGGGCGCGCCTCGACGAGCATCTCGGAAATTTCCAGGTCGAAGGCATCAAGCTCCGCGCGTCCCGCCTCATGGGCTCGTCTATGGCGCTCTACGGCCTCGCCGCCCTGGCCAATCTGCTGCGCTGCGTCCCGGAGCGCGATCCGCATTTTGCCCTCTACGAAACCCTGACCGTTCTCGTGGACCATCTGGACGATCCGGACCTTGCGCCCGCGCTCTTCGTGCGGTTCGAACTCGCCATGCTGGCGGAACTCGGCTTCGGGCTCGATCTCACGTCCTGCGCTGCTACGGGCACCGAACGGGATCTCGTCTATGTTTCGCCCAGGAGCGGCCGTGCCGTCAGCGCGGCGGCAGGGGAGCCCTACAAGGATCGTCTCCTGGCGCTCCCGGGCTTCCTGATCGGCCAGAGCAGGGCCAACCGGCCGAGCGAGAGCGAGATCAAGGCCGGATTTGCGCTGACGGACTTCTTCCTGCATCAGAACGTCTTCGATCCGCAGGGGCAGCGGGCCCCCGAGGAGCGGGCGCGTTTCGTCGCACTCGCGACAGCTGGGGACGAATAA
- the parC gene encoding DNA topoisomerase IV subunit A, whose amino-acid sequence MGKPVNPPSGGEIENINLKDALEERYLAYALSTIMHRALPDARDGLKPVHRRILHAMRLLKLDPKSAPKKCARIVGDVMGQYHPHGDQSIYDALVRMAQDFAQRYPLADGQGNFGNIDGDGAAAMRYTEAKLTEVARLLLEGIDEDSVDFRETYDQANEEPVVLPAAFPNLLANGSQGIAVGMATSIPPHNAAELCDAALHLITKPNATSEQLMQFVQGPDLPTGGIIVDSPASMAETYSTGRGSFRVRARWQKEDLGRGNWQIVVTEIPYAVPKSRLIEKIAELLQEKKLPLLADIRDESAEDIRVVLEPRAKTVDPIILMESLFKLTELESRVPMNVNVLAGGKVPKVLSLAECLREWLDHRREVLIRRSKFRLSAIDRRLEILGGLLIVYLDLDRVIKIIREEDEPKAELMRVFKLTEVQANAILDTRLRSLRKLEEMELKREQKNLQDEKAKIEELLDSDKVQWKTVAGEIKEVRKTFGPDTALGKRRTTFADAPDTSDIDFAEAMIEREPITVIVSEKGWVRAMKGHQDDVSSVQFKGDDKLKTAFFAETTSKIIVVANNGRFFTLDASKLPGGRGFGDPIRLMVDLEEGADFIAAFPYKAGSKLLVAGSDGRGFIVPADDVTANTRKGKQVLNLDAPAVMVVCTEAEGDHIAIIGENRKLLIFPAKQLPEMSRGKGVRLQRYKDGGVSDAKVFTLKEGLTWKDTSGRTWTVAKEDLRDWLGDRTEAGRLPPKGFPKSNKFGE is encoded by the coding sequence ATGGGTAAGCCGGTCAATCCACCCTCTGGCGGCGAGATCGAGAACATCAATCTCAAGGACGCCCTGGAAGAGCGCTACCTCGCCTATGCGCTGTCCACCATCATGCACCGGGCGCTGCCGGATGCGCGGGACGGGCTGAAGCCCGTTCATCGCCGCATCCTGCACGCCATGCGGCTCCTGAAGCTCGACCCAAAATCCGCGCCGAAGAAATGCGCCCGCATCGTCGGCGACGTGATGGGTCAGTACCACCCGCACGGCGACCAGTCGATCTACGACGCCCTCGTGCGCATGGCGCAGGATTTCGCCCAGCGCTATCCGCTGGCGGACGGGCAGGGCAATTTCGGCAATATCGACGGCGATGGCGCCGCCGCTATGCGCTATACCGAGGCCAAGCTGACGGAGGTGGCGCGCCTCCTCCTCGAAGGCATCGACGAGGATTCGGTCGATTTCCGCGAGACCTACGATCAGGCCAATGAAGAGCCTGTCGTGCTGCCCGCCGCCTTCCCGAACCTGCTCGCCAACGGCTCGCAGGGCATCGCGGTCGGCATGGCGACATCCATCCCGCCGCACAACGCGGCCGAGTTGTGCGATGCGGCCCTGCATCTCATCACGAAGCCCAACGCCACGTCCGAGCAGTTGATGCAGTTCGTGCAGGGACCGGACCTTCCGACCGGAGGCATCATCGTCGACAGCCCGGCCTCGATGGCCGAGACCTACAGCACGGGCCGCGGCTCGTTCCGCGTTCGCGCCCGCTGGCAGAAGGAGGATCTCGGCCGCGGCAACTGGCAGATCGTCGTCACCGAAATTCCCTATGCGGTGCCGAAATCCCGCCTGATCGAGAAGATCGCGGAGCTGCTCCAGGAGAAGAAGCTGCCGCTGCTCGCCGATATCCGAGACGAATCGGCGGAGGATATCCGTGTGGTGCTGGAGCCGCGGGCCAAGACCGTGGATCCGATCATCCTCATGGAATCGCTCTTCAAGCTGACCGAGCTCGAGAGCCGCGTTCCGATGAACGTGAACGTTCTCGCGGGCGGCAAGGTGCCGAAGGTGCTGAGCCTCGCCGAGTGCCTGCGCGAATGGCTCGACCATCGCCGCGAAGTGCTGATCCGCCGTTCGAAGTTCCGCCTCTCCGCCATCGACAGGCGCTTGGAGATCCTGGGCGGCCTGCTCATCGTCTACCTCGATCTCGACCGGGTGATCAAAATCATCCGCGAGGAGGACGAGCCGAAGGCGGAGCTGATGCGCGTCTTCAAGCTGACCGAGGTCCAGGCGAACGCCATCCTCGACACGCGCCTGCGCTCGCTCCGCAAGCTCGAGGAGATGGAGCTCAAGCGCGAGCAGAAGAACCTGCAGGACGAGAAGGCCAAGATCGAGGAGCTGCTCGACTCCGATAAGGTGCAGTGGAAGACCGTCGCCGGCGAGATCAAGGAGGTTCGCAAGACCTTCGGGCCCGACACGGCTCTCGGCAAGCGCCGCACGACTTTCGCCGACGCGCCCGACACATCGGATATCGATTTCGCCGAGGCCATGATCGAGCGCGAGCCGATCACCGTGATCGTCTCCGAGAAGGGCTGGGTCCGGGCTATGAAGGGTCACCAGGACGACGTCTCCTCGGTGCAGTTCAAGGGCGATGACAAACTCAAGACGGCCTTCTTCGCCGAGACTACGTCCAAGATCATCGTGGTTGCGAACAACGGACGCTTCTTCACGCTCGATGCGTCGAAGCTGCCCGGCGGCCGCGGCTTCGGCGATCCGATCCGCCTCATGGTAGATCTGGAGGAGGGCGCCGATTTCATCGCGGCCTTCCCCTACAAGGCGGGCTCGAAACTGCTCGTGGCGGGGTCCGACGGGCGCGGCTTCATCGTACCGGCCGACGACGTCACGGCGAATACGCGCAAGGGCAAGCAGGTTCTCAATCTCGATGCACCGGCCGTCATGGTGGTCTGCACCGAGGCCGAGGGCGATCACATCGCCATCATCGGCGAGAACCGGAAGCTCCTGATCTTCCCCGCGAAGCAGCTGCCGGAAATGAGCCGCGGCAAGGGCGTGCGCCTCCAGCGCTACAAGGACGGCGGCGTGTCCGACGCCAAGGTGTTCACCCTGAAGGAAGGCCTCACCTGGAAGGATACTTCAGGCCGCACCTGGACGGTGGCGAAGGAGGATCTGCGCGACTGGCTGGGCGATCGCACCGAGGCCGGACGCCTTCCGCCGAAAGGCTTCCCGAAATCCAACAAGTTCGGGGAATGA
- a CDS encoding helix-turn-helix transcriptional regulator: MDNRPSDRLLHALKAHGPQTAAALAQTLGTTPVAMRQQLDRLHAAGLVAYDDERLGVGRPKRRWSLTDKGHGRFPDNHAGLTVEILRGVADVFGPEGLDRLIARRERDVLEVYGARMADRASLLARVAALADLRSQEGYMASWSREADGSFLLIENHCPICIAAAACQGFCRSELAIFSAVLGPGAVVRREEHLLHGGRRCTYRIVPRKEHAAPEATGP; the protein is encoded by the coding sequence ATGGACAATCGCCCTTCCGATCGCCTGCTCCATGCGCTGAAGGCCCACGGGCCTCAGACGGCTGCCGCGCTGGCTCAGACACTGGGAACGACCCCCGTCGCCATGCGCCAGCAGCTCGACCGCCTCCATGCCGCCGGGCTCGTGGCCTATGACGACGAGAGGCTCGGGGTCGGCAGACCCAAGCGCCGTTGGTCGCTCACGGACAAGGGACACGGGCGCTTTCCCGACAATCACGCGGGCCTGACGGTCGAGATCCTTCGCGGCGTCGCCGATGTCTTTGGGCCGGAGGGCCTCGACCGGCTGATCGCCCGACGGGAGCGGGACGTCCTCGAGGTCTATGGTGCCCGGATGGCCGACAGGGCCAGCCTGCTGGCAAGGGTCGCGGCCTTGGCGGACCTTCGCAGCCAGGAAGGCTACATGGCGTCCTGGTCGCGGGAGGCGGACGGCAGCTTCCTCCTGATCGAAAACCATTGCCCGATCTGCATCGCGGCGGCGGCCTGCCAGGGCTTCTGCCGATCCGAACTCGCCATCTTCTCGGCCGTTCTCGGGCCCGGCGCGGTCGTTCGCCGGGAAGAGCATCTTCTCCACGGTGGCCGCCGCTGCACTTATCGCATCGTACCCCGCAAGGAGCATGCCGCACCGGAAGCGACAGGCCCATAA
- a CDS encoding MFS transporter: MDEVRDGRPPAALFPNALVLMLTLCLGEGIYALNSFLVSTSLPSAVIELGGAALIGWAFTVYLVAAIVGGASAGFLKARLGARRLLIWPAIVFLAGTLLASEASSMITVLVGRTLQGLGEGIIAAACYVLVAEFLPPRLVPRFFGLIAVTWAGCAFGGPLLAGFVTETWSWRAAFLMNVPLILIFMGLVLAIIPPGRGGAAKGMPPLGRLAAIAAGIMLIAVAGLQSQWWLTAGLVGLAIAMLAGIVLLDKRSRYRLFPSDAFSLASTVGAGLWVALLMPVAQASTSVYLPLSLQRLWDYSPTEAGFVSALMALSWSAAAFAVSFVSRAPWPRRLVRSGPLLLVLGLAGAALALLSELPWVLIGAQIAIGCGFGISWAFLSQAIMTSARPGEQDLASGLVPTTQSAGYAIGAATAGIIAQAAGFDGDLAPEILAPAMVAVFSASAVMAVGAWLVSLRVAATSTEGTA, from the coding sequence ATGGACGAAGTCAGAGACGGTCGGCCGCCCGCCGCTCTTTTCCCGAACGCCCTGGTGCTCATGCTGACGCTCTGCCTGGGGGAAGGGATTTACGCGCTCAACAGCTTCCTCGTCTCCACGTCCCTGCCTTCGGCCGTGATCGAACTCGGCGGCGCCGCCCTCATCGGCTGGGCCTTCACGGTCTATCTGGTGGCCGCCATCGTCGGGGGCGCCTCGGCCGGTTTCCTCAAGGCCCGGCTGGGTGCCCGTCGACTGCTCATCTGGCCGGCCATCGTCTTTCTGGCAGGCACGCTCCTGGCGAGCGAAGCATCCTCCATGATCACGGTCCTCGTCGGCAGAACGCTGCAAGGGCTCGGAGAGGGGATCATCGCGGCAGCCTGCTACGTTCTCGTGGCGGAGTTCCTGCCGCCGCGGCTGGTGCCGCGGTTCTTCGGCCTGATCGCGGTGACATGGGCGGGATGCGCCTTCGGCGGCCCGCTCCTGGCCGGCTTCGTCACGGAGACCTGGTCGTGGCGTGCCGCTTTTCTCATGAACGTCCCTCTCATTCTGATCTTCATGGGGCTCGTCCTCGCGATCATTCCGCCAGGTCGGGGCGGTGCCGCAAAGGGAATGCCGCCGCTCGGACGTCTTGCCGCAATCGCGGCCGGCATCATGCTGATCGCCGTCGCGGGGCTACAGTCGCAATGGTGGCTGACGGCGGGACTCGTGGGCTTGGCCATCGCCATGCTGGCCGGCATCGTCCTTCTCGACAAGCGCAGCCGCTACCGTCTGTTTCCAAGCGACGCCTTCTCGCTGGCCTCGACGGTAGGGGCTGGGTTGTGGGTCGCGCTGCTGATGCCGGTAGCGCAGGCATCCACCTCTGTGTACCTGCCTTTGTCCCTTCAGCGGCTCTGGGACTATAGTCCGACCGAGGCGGGCTTCGTGTCCGCTCTCATGGCGCTGTCCTGGTCGGCGGCGGCATTCGCCGTGTCATTCGTGAGCCGCGCGCCTTGGCCCCGGCGGCTCGTCCGGTCGGGGCCGCTGCTTCTGGTTCTGGGGCTTGCGGGCGCGGCCCTCGCCCTTCTGTCCGAGCTGCCATGGGTTCTGATCGGAGCCCAGATCGCCATCGGTTGCGGATTCGGCATCAGCTGGGCGTTTCTCAGCCAAGCGATCATGACGTCCGCCCGTCCGGGAGAACAGGATCTCGCCTCCGGTCTGGTGCCTACGACGCAATCCGCCGGATACGCCATCGGGGCCGCGACAGCCGGGATCATCGCCCAGGCAGCCGGGTTCGACGGCGACCTCGCGCCGGAGATCCTTGCTCCCGCGATGGTTGCGGTCTTCTCGGCGAGCGCCGTCATGGCCGTCGGCGCATGGCTGGTGAGCCTCCGGGTCGCGGCCACTTCGACGGAAGGCACAGCCTGA
- the wrbA gene encoding NAD(P)H:quinone oxidoreductase, with protein MAKILVLYYSSYGHIETMARAIAEGARSVAGTEVTVKRVPELVPGEIARASGMKTDQDAPIADPNELADYDAIIFGTPTRYGNMAAQMRNFLDQTGGLWVKGALIGKVGSVFASTATQHGGQETTITSFHTTLLHHGMIIVGLPYSYPGQTKMDEISGGTPYGATTLAGGDGSRQPSENELGGARFQGRHVAEIAAKLENGAGERGPVPPEMQNPTETTGGTAG; from the coding sequence ATGGCCAAGATTCTCGTTCTCTACTACTCATCCTATGGGCATATCGAAACGATGGCCCGGGCCATTGCGGAAGGCGCGCGCTCGGTCGCTGGGACCGAGGTCACCGTCAAGCGCGTTCCCGAACTCGTGCCGGGCGAGATCGCGCGCGCATCCGGCATGAAGACCGACCAGGACGCCCCCATCGCGGACCCGAACGAACTCGCCGATTACGACGCGATCATCTTCGGCACACCGACCCGCTACGGCAACATGGCGGCGCAGATGCGCAACTTCCTCGATCAGACCGGCGGCCTGTGGGTGAAAGGCGCGCTGATCGGCAAGGTCGGCAGCGTGTTCGCATCGACGGCGACCCAGCATGGCGGCCAGGAGACGACCATCACGTCGTTTCACACCACCCTGCTCCATCACGGCATGATCATCGTCGGCCTGCCCTATTCCTATCCCGGGCAAACGAAGATGGACGAAATCTCCGGCGGCACTCCCTACGGGGCGACGACGCTCGCGGGCGGCGACGGATCACGCCAGCCGAGCGAGAACGAACTGGGCGGCGCACGCTTCCAGGGACGCCACGTAGCGGAGATCGCCGCCAAGTTGGAGAACGGCGCGGGCGAGCGCGGTCCGGTGCCACCCGAGATGCAGAACCCGACCGAGACGACGGGCGGAACGGCGGGTTGA